The Daucus carota subsp. sativus chromosome 7, DH1 v3.0, whole genome shotgun sequence genome window below encodes:
- the LOC108193573 gene encoding protein LURP-one-related 7 translates to MGDRDIYINQSESESEADAKIPVDYFVTKDNINNKNKGLDAKRQLRFVDSSGNIVYTVNKTSSSASPGSVKTRLLLDASGNLLISLRRINSGSWQGFMRDANGEEDLIFRSERIQDTFNKTEFDLFLVHENCEQSRPDLKIKGRPFYRACTIYKGNSIVAQTSLMHKLWDAYVPRNKFRLTIFPGLVNRALVVALIVIYFDGRKIWL, encoded by the exons ATGGGCGATAGAGATATATACATCAATCAGTCGGAGTCAGAGTCAGAGGCTGATGCTAAAATACCCGTTGACTATTTCGTCACCAAGGATAACATCAATAACAAGAACAAGGGTTTGGATGCTAAACGCCAGCTACGATTCGTTGATTCTTCCGGTAATATAGTTTATACTGTCAACAAAACGTCGTCGTCGGCTTCGCCTGGTTCTGTTAAAACCCGGTTACTTCTCGATGCTTCTGGCAATCTCCTCATCTCCCTCCGACGTATTAAT AGTGGATCTTGGCAGGGTTTTATGAGGGATGCTAATGGAGAGGAGGACTTGATTTTCAGATCAGAAAGAATTCAGGATACATTTAATAAGACAGAGTTTGACCTATTTTTAGTTCATGAGAACTGTGAACAGTCAAGGCCCGACCTCAAGATTAAAGGCCGCCCGTTCTATCGAGCATGCACCATTTACAAGGGCAATTCCATAGTTGCGCag ACCAGCCTTATGCACAAGCTCTGGGACGCATATGTTCCTAGGAATAAATTCCGCCTGACAATATTTCCTGGATTAGTTAATCGCGCTTTGGTTGTGGCTTTGATTGTAATATATTTCGATGGACGCAAGATTTGGTTATGA